Genomic segment of Octadecabacter arcticus 238:
CCGTGGGGCGCATTTTGAGCTTTCTAAGGAAAAAAGGCCTGATCACACGATCAAGATCTGCGCCCCAAAAGCGCAAGCGTAATTTTTCCAAGGGGCATGCCAAGGGATGGAAATATAGGGATTACAAAGATATTGTGGTTGGCGAGCGTGTGCAGATCGATCATATGACTGCCACGAAGAACGGCGTCACGTGCAAACACTTTCAAGCCTGGGAGAGGTGTAGCAAGCATATCCACGCGCAAGTTTATTCGAATGCCACGGCACGCTCTGCCAAACGGTTTTTGCAAGAACTCGTGGAAATAGCTCCCTATAAGATCATCTCAATTCAAGTCGATGGCGGGTCTGAGTTTATGGCCGATTTTGAGACAGCGTGCGAACAGATGGAGATCCCGCTCATTGTGCTGCCGCCAGCAAGGCCAAAATACAACGGTGGTGTCGAGCGCGGTAACCGCACCTTCCGCGAAGAGTTCTATGCATGTCGTGATCTCATTGCCGACAGCATAGGAGCGATGCGGTTTGAACTTCGAAAAGCCGTCAATAAATACAACACATTCAGGCCTCATCATGCCTTGAAAGGCAAGACACCAATGGAGTACATTCGAATCACTCAGGCCAAAGTCGTGTGAGTCTCAAAACACCTGAACCTATACAGTGTCCAGCAGATATCTTTAGGGCTTGTAGCTCAGCCTCAGATACACGTCTGTCACGGTGTGGTGGCTCACGCGGCCTGCGCACGTCAGATAACGGGTTGCCCTCAATAAGCCTCCACTCCCGTCGCGCAACAGACAGGATACCAGACAGAAGTGTCATTTCACGGCTAACTGTTCCGTTTGATACTTCGCGCATCCGTGCATCACGCCACATTGAAAAATCTGTCGAGGTTAAATCACGTAGAGCAATCTTGGCAAATCTGTCGTTACAGAACCTTTTTAGCCTTTTGGTCTCCCAAAGCTCACCTCGCTTAGTCGGGCTCACCTCACGGGCATACCTTACCATTGCGTCACCAAAGGTAGTCTTGTCTTCACTCGAGGATTTTGTAAGTATCTGCCTCTCAGCGAATGCCGCCCAATCCTTTGATTCCTGCTTGGTGCCGAAGACCTTAGACGTCCTCTTACCATCTCTGGAAATCTCTTCGCGCCACTTGCCCGTAGGCGTCTTCCTAAATGTAGCCATACCAACTCCAGTTACGCATCGTGCGTAAATTATGCGTAACTGGTTGCGTAAAAGTGCGTAATAAGCAAGTGCAAAGCGTAAACGGTACCCAGCCCAGTAAGCGTATATGCCCAGTAAAATAAGGTTTTGTGTGTATAGTCGCGTATGCTGTTGGTACCGGTGGCCGGACTCGAACCGGCACAATGTCACCATCGGGGGATTTTGAATCCCCTGCGTCTACCATTCCGCCACACCGGCATACGCGACGGGGACCGAATACCCCTCGTCCCGCGCGGCGTCAACGGCCATAACGCA
This window contains:
- a CDS encoding integrase core domain-containing protein, which codes for MQIIGLHKNVYKLYAWARTQECLDVYRIKYEGQVRQWDDLRTEGVSLSKCAEFVGISRATYYRHKRILKDLAQAIIPPSKAPKRCNKSQWGEAEKQLVLEARRDNETYGKEKIGAILRRDKKQTMSDSTVGRILSFLRKKGLITRSRSAPQKRKRNFSKGHAKGWKYRDYKDIVVGERVQIDHMTATKNGVTCKHFQAWERCSKHIHAQVYSNATARSAKRFLQELVEIAPYKIISIQVDGGSEFMADFETACEQMEIPLIVLPPARPKYNGGVERGNRTFREEFYACRDLIADSIGAMRFELRKAVNKYNTFRPHHALKGKTPMEYIRITQAKVV